A part of Periophthalmus magnuspinnatus isolate fPerMag1 chromosome 14, fPerMag1.2.pri, whole genome shotgun sequence genomic DNA contains:
- the LOC129456815 gene encoding uncharacterized protein LOC129456815: protein MGRRAADLTTPVSVLGVPALVGVRGLKTTGGDKSDGGVLLQTCGVQCSVGVQTSPGFYRAPTAHCTKLPEPCYSETSNGYLSVESDYKETSLLTKSDKEKRAILKQKSGEPKTKKEVTFKTGEPSKDVASSWRSGTYCYARAIKTNPQLAGNSANVRPKLKSISRYANGSVVDSEAIGGISIDNGESEPVSGGMDLNRQGHYAEQPGIKTALSSSRPFPQKIYRHCGGGQPDNTAIPVCSVKALHNTKTQSLTCPREPIVNPHVPSSNEDRKYQNIPHPACPVHSLNRSYCTNLSSLRANFTPPTTIFNSKSVTVTKATIETKQSRTIPRPTSLPLTPLMATATKSNNPPVFTFPMQFKAPQQNTTKRQATSETLNPHHHVQINACVSNSLSIKEECKAKNEYSNTSNNTDYAKLKKELSETPKLLSNKHQIKSSITEETNAIETSDNKPDTTSSKEISNNALPGTESAAQEIKNSKVPTKSSSLTSPDSDENSEAPKSSCPAALSNKLCTDASTKYFCTKEVVTQIYKTISKVDPPALVNCLKDSLNTAVNSSTLCNTTLANLVQCPAQNAAQLASSKLQSPKISAKQNQEFECKVKNEQIDKLMTQDASNVSKPVQGNDVVYMSEPTTTHQTTTSSKLKNTTNEAKCNGTVHESAARQQGDSVSSGSSQVTNLQNYISLIKSSSSYPQGRINTKQWLKYDQGYAEAEGQSSTTCPQVPDTQRDSKTQQLASGVAAADKCIHLESGTEDDTRNSAFQKNNISATTNNRNSSISHSLSHSGQEYTSLASFHSTERSHEDLKCTSLLSSPTIRLASVPRLQPGTAEEIAVEDSRFTPAPPPLPALYPLAPQQCPEKGALAHSHPGKASAVLLPGSPHSGGSEALQQRLESVEASLAANKDRITTLLNIIHDLETSHAPTTGVEYDFRQQERRFMEVLNHAATGKNAFSTHSPQTVNFSLLRDGIIKNLGVSKVKRKKLCKTLFKWLPRKKQL, encoded by the exons ATGGGGAGACGTGCGGCGGACCTGACCACTCCTGTTTCTGTGCTGGGGGTCCCGGCTCTGGTTGGGGTGCGCGGCTTGAAGACGACGGGGGGTGACAAGAGCGACGGGGGGGTGCTGCTGCAGACCTGTGGCGTTCAGTGCAGTGTGGGTGTTCAAACATCTCCCGGGTTTTACAGAGCACCAACCGCACACTGCACAAAGCTACCAGAACCCTGCTACTCCGAAACATCCAACGGCTATTTAAGCGTGGAATCGGACTATAAGGAGACATCACTGCTAACAAAAAGTGACAAGGAAAAAAGGGCTATTTTAAAGCAGAAAAGTGGCGAGCCAAAGACCAAAAAAGAAGTGACTTTCAAAACAGGTGAACCCTCCAAGGATGTGGCCTCGAGTTGGAGGAGTGGGACTTATTGCTATGCCAGGGCGATCAAGACCAACCCGCAATTGGCCGGGAACTCTGCCAACGTCAGGCCTAAATTAAAATCTATTAGCCGGTATGCTAACGGCAGTGTGGTTGATTCGGAGGCGATCGGTGGAATTAGCATTGATAATGGTGAATCAGAGCCGGTCTCTGGAGGAATGGACCTAAACAGACAGGGTCATTATGCAGAGCAGCCTGGGATAAAGACAGCGTTATCTTCAAGCCGACCTTTtccacaaaaaatatacagacaTTGTGGAGGAGGACAACCTGATAACACTGCGATTCCTGTTTGTTCAGTAAAGGCACTACACAACACAAAGACCCAGAGCTTAACTTGTCCAAGAGAGCCCATTGTAAATCCACATGTACCTTCATCTAACGAAGACAGGAAGTACCAAAACATACCGCACCCAGCATGTCCAGTGCATTCCCTGAACAGAAGCTACTGCACCAATTTAAGCTCTCTCCGCGCAAACTTCACTCCTCCAACAACTATTTTCAATTCCAAATCCGTCACTGTTACTAAAGCTACGATTGAAACCAAGCAATCTAGAACGATCCCCAGACCAACTAGTCTTCCACTAACCCCACTCATGGCTACAGCGACAAAAAGCAACAACCCACCAGTGTTCACATTCCCTATGCAGTTTAAAGCGCCACAGCAAAATACTACAAAGCGCCAAGCTACTTCAGAGACCTTAAATCCACACCATCATGTACAGATAAATGCATGTGTTTCAAACAGTTTGTCAATAAAAGAGGAATGTAAAGCTAAAAATGAATATTCAAATACAAGCAATAATACAGATTATGCAAAACTGAAGAAGGAGTTAAGCGAAACCCCCAAGCTACTCTCAAATAAGCATCAAATAAAAAGTAGCATCACAGAAGAAACCAATGCAATAGAAACATCTGATAATAAACCAGATACAACGTCTTCCAAAGAGATTTCTAACAATGCATTACCGGGTACAGAGAGTGCAGCACAAGAAATTAAAAACTCAAAAGTTCCGACCAAGTCCTCGAGCCTAACTTCTCCTGACAGTGATGAAAACTCTGAGGCTCCGAAGTCATCATGCCCCGCTGCACTTAGTAACAAACTATGTACTGATGCAAGCACCAAATACTTTTGTACTAAAGAGGTTGTAACTCAAATATACAAAACCATTTCCAAAGTTGATCCGCCAGCACTAGTCAATTGTCTGAAAGATTCCCTAAATACAGCTGTTAATTCCTCTACTTTATGCAATACTACCTTGGCAAACTTGGTTCAGTGCCCAGCCCAAAATGCTGCCCAATTGGCATCATCAAAACTGCAGAGTCCCAAAatatctgcaaaacaaaaccaagaatTTGAATGTAAAGTCAAAAATGAGCAAATTGACAAACTAATGACTCAAGATGCTTCGAATGTGTCTAAACCTGTGCAAGGAAATGATGTAGTGTATATGTCAGAACCCACTACTACTCACCAAACAACCACGTCatccaaattaaaaaatactacaaatgaGGCTAAATGTAACGGTACAGTCCATGAATCAGCTGCACGGCAACAAGGAGACAGTGTAAGCTCAGGCAGCTCACAGGTCACTAACCTTCAGAATTACATTTCCCTAATTAAATCAAGCAGCTCTTATCCACAGGGTCGCATCAACACTAAACAATGGCTTAAATACGATCAAGGATACGCAGAAGCAGAAGGACAAAGCAGCACTACATGCCCACAGGTaccagacacacagagagattcAAAAACCCAACAGCTTGCCTCAGGCGTAGCTGCAGCAGATAAATGTATTCATTTGGAATCTGGCACTGAAGACGACACCCGCAATTCAGCTtttcaaaaaaacaatataagtGCAACAACAAATAATAGAAACAGCTCAATTTCTCACTCGCTATCACATTCAGGTCAGGAATACACTTCACTAGCTTCATTCCACAGCACAGAGCGGTCGCATGAAGACCTCAAATGCACTTCCTTATTGTCATCACCAACAATACGCTTGGCATCTGTTCCTCGCCTCCAACCCGGCACGGCGGAGGAGATAGCAGTAGAGGATTCACGGTTTaccccagctcctcctcctcttcctgctctttATCCACTAGCCCCCCAGCAGTGCCCAGAGAAGGGGGCTCTGGCGCACTCTCACCCAGGCAAAGCATCTGCGGTGCTGTTGCCGGGCTCCCCCCACAGTGGTGGATCAGAGGCACTGCAGCAGAGACTAGAAAGTGTGGAGGCCAGCCTGGCAGCTAATAAAGACCGGATTACCACCCTGCTCAACATCATCCATGACCTGGAGACGAGCCATGCACCCACCACTGG TGTGGAGTACGACTTCAGGCAACAGGAAAGACGCTTCATGGAGGTTCTGAATCATGCAGCGACCGGAAAAAATGCCTTCTCCACGCATTCGCCACAGACTGTCAACTTCAGCCTGCTCAGAGACGGCATTATTAAGAACCTGGGTGTATCAAAGGTGAAACGCAAAAAGCTCTGCAAAACGTTATTCAAATGGCTGCCCAGGAAAAAGCAGCTCTGA